The window GTAGCGGCCCTTCTCCAGCATCGGCGTGATGTTCTCGAGAAGGGTCGTCAGGTCCTGCACGATCGAGGCCAGCTCGTCCGGCTTCTTGCGCTGGGCGGCCGCCACCGAGGGCGTCGGGTCGAGCACGGTCACCGAGAGCGCCTGGTCGCCGCGCTGACCGGCGACGACGCCGAACTCCACGCGCTGTCCCGGCTTGAGCGCATCGACGCCGGCGGGGAGAACCGAGGAATGGACGAAGACGTCACCGCCGTCGTCGCGGGAGAGAAAGCCGAAGCCCTTCTCACTGTTGAACCACTTGACCTTGCCGGTAGGCACGTCTGTCCTCGTCCTCGTACTCGTCGGGAAAACTACTTCGGAAACGGCTCTTGATAGCACTGGGGCGGGTCCACCATGACCCGCCG of the Streptomyces sp. 1222.5 genome contains:
- a CDS encoding cold-shock protein, with the protein product MPTGKVKWFNSEKGFGFLSRDDGGDVFVHSSVLPAGVDALKPGQRVEFGVVAGQRGDQALSVTVLDPTPSVAAAQRKKPDELASIVQDLTTLLENITPMLEKGRYPEKTSGKKIAGLLRAVADQLDV